A genome region from Streptomyces xanthophaeus includes the following:
- a CDS encoding anthranilate synthase component I, translating into MDLETFRKLAADRRVIPVSRKLLADGDTPVGLYRKLAAERPGTFLLESAENGRSWSRYSFIGVRSDATLTARDGRAHWIGTPPVGVPTDGDPLDALRATVEALHTPRDLAGGMPPFTGGMVGYLGYDIVRRLERIGEHTADDLELPELTMLLTSDLAVLDHWDGTVQLIANAINHNDLDSGVDEAYADAVARLDAMEADLARPAPYVPAALPASELPEFSALWGGEKYQAAVEDIKERIRAGEAFQVVPSQRFETPCQASALDVYRVLRATNPSPYMYLFRFENGFDVVGSSPEALVKVEDGRAMVHPIAGTRHRGATPQEDNDLADELMADPKERAEHLMLVDLGRNDLGRVCEPGSVEVVDFMSIERYSHVMHIVSTVTGRVAEGKTAFDVLTACFPAGTLSGAPKPRAMQIIEELEPSRRGLYGGCVGYLDFAGDSDTAIAIRTALLRDGTAYVQAGAGVVADSVPELEDNECRNKAAAVLRAVGAANRLHGS; encoded by the coding sequence ATGGATCTTGAGACGTTCCGCAAGCTCGCGGCCGACCGCCGCGTCATCCCCGTGAGCCGCAAGCTGCTGGCCGACGGGGACACCCCCGTCGGGCTCTACCGCAAGCTGGCAGCCGAACGCCCCGGCACCTTCCTCCTGGAGTCCGCCGAGAACGGGCGCTCCTGGTCCCGGTACTCCTTCATCGGGGTCCGCAGCGACGCCACCCTGACCGCCCGGGACGGCCGGGCGCACTGGATCGGCACGCCGCCCGTCGGCGTACCCACCGACGGCGACCCCCTCGACGCCCTGCGCGCCACCGTCGAGGCCCTGCACACCCCCCGCGACCTCGCGGGCGGCATGCCTCCCTTCACCGGCGGCATGGTCGGCTACCTCGGCTACGACATCGTCCGCCGCCTGGAGCGCATCGGCGAGCACACCGCCGACGACCTGGAGCTGCCCGAGCTGACGATGCTGCTCACCTCGGACCTGGCGGTCCTGGACCACTGGGACGGCACCGTCCAGCTCATCGCCAACGCCATCAACCACAACGACCTCGACTCCGGGGTCGACGAGGCGTACGCGGACGCCGTGGCCCGCCTCGACGCGATGGAGGCCGACCTCGCGCGGCCCGCCCCCTACGTGCCGGCCGCGCTGCCCGCCTCCGAGCTGCCCGAGTTCTCAGCCCTCTGGGGCGGCGAGAAGTACCAGGCGGCCGTCGAGGACATCAAGGAGCGCATCCGGGCCGGCGAGGCCTTCCAGGTGGTGCCCTCGCAGCGGTTCGAGACCCCCTGCCAGGCCTCCGCGCTGGACGTCTACCGGGTGCTGCGGGCCACCAACCCGTCCCCGTACATGTACCTCTTCCGCTTCGAGAACGGCTTCGACGTGGTCGGCTCCAGCCCCGAGGCGCTGGTCAAGGTCGAGGACGGGCGGGCCATGGTCCACCCGATCGCCGGCACCCGCCACCGCGGCGCGACCCCGCAGGAGGACAACGACCTCGCCGACGAGCTGATGGCCGACCCCAAGGAGCGCGCCGAGCACCTGATGCTCGTCGACCTGGGCCGCAACGACCTCGGCCGGGTCTGCGAGCCGGGATCGGTGGAGGTCGTCGACTTCATGTCGATCGAGCGCTACTCCCACGTCATGCACATCGTCTCCACCGTGACGGGGCGCGTGGCCGAGGGGAAGACCGCCTTCGACGTGCTCACCGCCTGCTTCCCGGCCGGCACCCTCTCCGGCGCGCCCAAGCCCCGCGCCATGCAGATCATCGAGGAGCTGGAGCCCTCCCGCCGCGGCCTCTACGGCGGCTGCGTGGGCTACCTGGACTTCGCCGGGGACTCCGACACGGCCATCGCCATTCGCACCGCACTGCTGCGTGACGGCACGGCGTACGTGCAGGCCGGAGCCGGTGTCGTCGCGGACTCGGTGCCCGAGCTGGAGGACAACGAGTGCCGGAACAAGGCGGCCGCCGTGCTGCGCGCGGTGGGAGCGGCGAACCGCCTCCACGGCTCCTGA
- a CDS encoding TIGR02234 family membrane protein, translating to MGYVSAVPPPRNEADAESEPAAPDRRGGRRSVAVALLLGALGATVVLLASGRTWARGTAAIGSDSLQLTADGRAVTGLPAALAIVGLAALVAVFAVRGKSRLLVSGLLALSGLGAALSAVLGADGRRALDAQAARTTADSAAHVAGLTQTTWPYVTAAGAVLILAAGLLALRFGRSWPSMGGRYERDGSPRARTVAAVDPDRPEDLWKALDRGEDPTTDPGADRAH from the coding sequence GTGGGGTACGTGAGTGCCGTACCCCCGCCCCGAAACGAAGCCGACGCCGAGTCCGAGCCCGCGGCTCCCGACCGTCGTGGCGGCCGCCGCAGTGTGGCCGTCGCCCTGCTGCTCGGCGCCCTGGGCGCCACCGTCGTCCTGCTCGCCTCCGGCCGGACCTGGGCCCGGGGCACCGCCGCCATCGGCAGCGACTCGCTCCAGCTGACCGCCGACGGGCGGGCCGTCACCGGTCTGCCCGCCGCGCTGGCCATCGTGGGCCTCGCCGCACTGGTCGCCGTCTTCGCCGTACGCGGCAAGAGCCGTCTGCTGGTGTCGGGGCTGCTCGCGCTCAGCGGCCTGGGCGCGGCCCTGTCGGCCGTCCTCGGCGCCGACGGCCGCCGCGCCCTGGACGCGCAGGCCGCCCGTACGACCGCCGACAGTGCCGCCCATGTGGCCGGGCTGACCCAGACGACCTGGCCCTACGTCACGGCCGCCGGCGCGGTCCTGATCCTGGCGGCCGGTCTGCTGGCCCTGCGCTTCGGCCGGAGCTGGCCTTCCATGGGAGGCCGCTACGAGCGTGACGGCAGCCCGCGCGCCCGGACTGTCGCAGCGGTTGATCCGGACCGGCCGGAAGATCTGTGGAAGGCTCTGGACCGGGGCGAGGACCCGACCACCGACCCGGGCGCCGACCGGGCCCACTGA
- a CDS encoding HGxxPAAW family protein produces MAGTSHGHTPAAWTGVIIAFIGFCISGAFMVLANPLGFWAGLVVVALGGVVGLGMKAAGMGAPKAAHKDLAEVIAASKVPAKV; encoded by the coding sequence ATGGCGGGCACTAGCCACGGACACACCCCGGCCGCCTGGACCGGTGTCATCATCGCCTTCATCGGTTTCTGCATCTCCGGCGCCTTCATGGTGCTCGCGAACCCGCTCGGCTTCTGGGCCGGCCTCGTCGTCGTCGCGCTCGGCGGTGTCGTCGGCCTGGGGATGAAGGCCGCGGGCATGGGCGCGCCGAAGGCCGCCCACAAGGACCTCGCCGAGGTCATCGCCGCTTCCAAGGTTCCCGCCAAGGTCTGA
- a CDS encoding DUF2752 domain-containing protein yields the protein MSGENQQVDASRTPDAPPSPASVPAEPGRPAGRPSPSRARRLAVPASYLAGVTAAFAYVGAVDPNEPGHYPVCPLFRLTGVLCPGCGGLRSAHAFAQGDLVTALGANALAVAGYFVFAGFMALWLVRAFRGGPTPRIVLRPRYWWALGVLALVFVIVRNLSFGSALAP from the coding sequence ATGAGCGGAGAGAATCAGCAGGTGGACGCCTCTCGTACCCCCGATGCCCCGCCGTCACCGGCATCCGTGCCCGCGGAGCCGGGGCGGCCCGCCGGGCGGCCGTCCCCGTCGCGGGCCCGGCGGCTCGCCGTTCCGGCGTCCTACCTGGCCGGGGTCACCGCGGCCTTCGCGTACGTGGGCGCCGTGGATCCCAACGAGCCCGGCCACTACCCGGTGTGCCCGCTGTTCCGGCTGACGGGCGTCCTGTGCCCGGGCTGCGGGGGCCTGCGCAGCGCGCACGCCTTCGCGCAGGGCGATCTGGTCACCGCTCTCGGGGCGAACGCGCTCGCGGTCGCGGGCTATTTCGTCTTCGCGGGGTTCATGGCCCTGTGGCTGGTCCGCGCGTTCCGCGGCGGGCCGACCCCGAGGATCGTCCTGCGTCCGAGGTACTGGTGGGCGCTGGGTGTGCTGGCGCTGGTTTTCGTCATTGTCCGAAATCTTTCTTTCGGCTCCGCTCTGGCGCCCTGA
- the trpC gene encoding indole-3-glycerol phosphate synthase TrpC, which translates to MSVLDEIIEGVREDLAERQARVSLDELKERAAKAPQAKDGVAALRGDSVKVICEVKRSSPSKGALAAIADPAGLAADYEAGGAAVISVLTEQRRFGGSLADLEAVRARVDIPILRKDFIVTAYQLWEARAYGADLVLLIVAALEQEALVSLIERAESIGLTPLVEVHDEEEVERAVAAGAKIIGVNARNLKDLKVDRSTFERVVGEIPDHIVKIAESGIRGPHDLIAYANEGADAVLVGESLVTGRDPKAAVADLVAAGAHPALRHGRS; encoded by the coding sequence GTGAGTGTGCTCGACGAGATCATCGAAGGGGTCCGCGAAGACCTTGCCGAACGGCAGGCCCGCGTGAGCCTCGACGAGCTCAAGGAGCGTGCCGCCAAGGCGCCCCAGGCCAAGGACGGCGTCGCTGCCCTGCGCGGCGACAGCGTCAAGGTGATCTGCGAGGTCAAGCGCTCCAGCCCCTCCAAGGGCGCGCTGGCCGCCATCGCCGATCCGGCCGGGCTCGCCGCCGACTACGAGGCGGGCGGTGCGGCGGTCATCTCCGTCCTCACCGAGCAGCGCCGGTTCGGCGGCTCGCTGGCCGACCTGGAGGCCGTCCGCGCCCGCGTGGACATCCCGATCCTGCGCAAGGACTTCATCGTCACGGCGTACCAGCTCTGGGAGGCCCGCGCCTACGGCGCCGACCTCGTCCTGCTGATCGTCGCGGCCCTGGAGCAGGAGGCCCTCGTCTCCCTCATCGAGCGGGCCGAGTCCATCGGTCTCACCCCGCTCGTCGAGGTCCACGACGAGGAGGAAGTGGAGCGCGCGGTCGCCGCCGGCGCCAAGATCATCGGCGTCAACGCCCGCAACCTCAAGGACCTCAAGGTCGACCGCTCCACCTTCGAGCGCGTCGTCGGCGAGATCCCGGACCACATCGTCAAGATCGCCGAGTCCGGCATCCGTGGCCCGCACGACCTGATCGCCTACGCCAACGAGGGCGCCGACGCCGTCCTCGTCGGGGAGTCCCTGGTGACCGGCCGCGACCCGAAGGCGGCCGTGGCCGACCTCGTCGCCGCCGGCGCCCACCCCGCCCTGCGCCACGGGCGGAGCTGA
- the trpM gene encoding tryptophan biosynthesis modulator TrpM: MAHDRSCVRTRPGSRPAAVPTAHAPLARGCRPRGCRAPARRVHGRRVRYVIGSEPGQVNGMRWRRGGAL, encoded by the coding sequence ATGGCCCACGACCGCTCCTGCGTCCGCACCCGGCCGGGCTCCCGCCCGGCCGCCGTGCCGACGGCTCACGCGCCCCTGGCGCGCGGCTGCCGCCCCCGCGGCTGCCGCGCCCCGGCCCGGCGCGTGCACGGGCGGCGGGTCCGGTACGTGATCGGCTCCGAGCCCGGTCAGGTCAACGGCATGCGATGGCGCCGCGGAGGCGCGCTGTAA
- the trpB gene encoding tryptophan synthase subunit beta, whose amino-acid sequence MSSEFFIPDPEGHVPNAEGYFGDFGGKFIPEALVAAVDEVAVEYEKAKGDPAFAAELNDLMVNYTGRPSALTEVPRFAEHAGGARIFLKREDLNHTGSHKINNVLGQALLTKRMGKTRVIAETGAGQHGVATATACALFGLECTIYMGEIDTQRQALNVARMRMLGAEVIAVKSGSRTLKDAINEAFRDWVANVDRTHYLFGTVAGPHPFPAMVRDFHRVIGVEARRQILERAGRLPDAVAACVGGGSNAIGLFHAFIPDAGVRLVGFEPAGHGVETGEHAATLTAGEPGILHGSRSYVLQDEEGQITEPYSISAGLDYPGIGPEHSYLKDSGRGEYRAVTDDAAMQALRLLSRTEGIIPAIESAHALAGALDLGKELGKDGLLVVNLSGRGDKDMDTAARYFGLYDGEGENK is encoded by the coding sequence ATGTCCAGCGAGTTCTTCATCCCGGACCCGGAGGGTCACGTTCCCAACGCCGAGGGCTACTTCGGTGACTTCGGCGGCAAGTTCATCCCGGAGGCGCTCGTCGCCGCCGTGGACGAGGTCGCCGTCGAGTACGAGAAGGCCAAGGGCGACCCGGCCTTCGCGGCCGAGCTCAACGACCTCATGGTCAACTACACCGGCCGCCCGAGCGCTCTCACCGAGGTGCCCCGCTTCGCCGAGCACGCCGGCGGCGCCCGGATCTTCCTCAAGCGCGAGGACCTGAACCACACCGGCTCGCACAAGATCAACAACGTGCTGGGCCAGGCGCTGCTCACCAAGCGCATGGGCAAGACCCGCGTCATCGCCGAGACCGGCGCCGGGCAGCACGGCGTGGCCACCGCCACCGCCTGCGCGCTCTTCGGCCTTGAGTGCACCATCTACATGGGCGAGATCGACACCCAGCGCCAGGCCCTCAACGTGGCCCGCATGCGCATGCTGGGCGCCGAGGTCATCGCCGTGAAGTCCGGCTCCCGGACGCTCAAGGACGCGATCAACGAGGCGTTCCGCGACTGGGTCGCCAACGTGGACCGGACCCACTACCTCTTCGGTACGGTCGCCGGCCCCCACCCCTTCCCGGCCATGGTCCGCGACTTCCACCGGGTCATCGGCGTCGAGGCACGCCGCCAGATCCTGGAGCGCGCCGGCCGGCTGCCGGACGCCGTCGCGGCCTGCGTCGGCGGCGGCTCCAACGCCATCGGCCTCTTCCACGCCTTCATCCCGGACGCCGGCGTCCGCCTGGTCGGCTTCGAGCCCGCCGGGCACGGCGTCGAGACCGGCGAGCACGCGGCCACGCTGACCGCCGGCGAGCCCGGGATCCTGCACGGCTCCCGCTCCTACGTCCTCCAGGACGAGGAGGGCCAGATCACCGAGCCGTACTCCATCTCGGCCGGCCTGGACTACCCGGGCATCGGCCCGGAGCACTCCTACCTCAAGGACTCCGGCCGCGGCGAGTACCGCGCGGTCACCGACGACGCGGCGATGCAGGCCCTGCGCCTGCTCTCGCGCACCGAGGGGATCATCCCGGCGATCGAGTCGGCGCACGCCCTCGCGGGCGCCCTCGACCTGGGCAAGGAGCTGGGCAAGGACGGCCTGCTGGTCGTCAACCTGTCCGGTCGCGGCGACAAGGACATGGACACGGCGGCCCGCTACTTCGGGCTGTACGACGGCGAGGGGGAGAACAAGTGA
- the trpA gene encoding tryptophan synthase subunit alpha: MSTGNLQLLSDTLAKAKSEDRAALVAYLPAGFPTVDGAIEAVKAVIEGGADVVEIGLPHSDPVLDGAIIQTADDIALRGGVKIADVIRTVREAHEATGAPVLVMTYWNPIDRYGVERFTAELAAAGGAGCILPDLPVQESALWREHAEKHGLATVFVVAPSSKDARLATITAAGSGFVYAASLMGVTGTRESVGNQAQDLVRRTRATTELPVCVGLGVSNAVQAKEVAGFADGVIVGSAFVKLLLDAPDLPAGLDAVRALAGELAEGVRRS, encoded by the coding sequence GTGAGCACCGGAAACCTCCAGCTGCTGAGCGACACCCTCGCCAAGGCGAAGTCCGAGGACCGCGCGGCCCTCGTCGCCTACCTCCCGGCCGGCTTCCCGACCGTCGACGGCGCCATCGAGGCGGTCAAGGCGGTCATCGAGGGCGGCGCGGACGTGGTCGAGATCGGCCTCCCGCACAGTGACCCGGTGCTGGACGGCGCGATCATCCAGACCGCCGACGACATCGCCCTGCGCGGTGGAGTCAAGATCGCCGACGTGATCCGCACGGTCCGCGAGGCCCACGAGGCGACCGGGGCCCCGGTCCTGGTGATGACCTACTGGAACCCCATCGACCGCTACGGCGTCGAGCGGTTCACGGCCGAGCTGGCGGCGGCGGGCGGTGCCGGCTGCATCCTGCCCGACCTGCCGGTGCAGGAGTCCGCGCTGTGGCGCGAGCACGCGGAGAAGCACGGTCTGGCGACCGTCTTCGTCGTGGCTCCCAGTAGCAAGGACGCCCGCCTGGCCACCATCACGGCGGCCGGCTCCGGCTTCGTCTACGCCGCCTCCCTCATGGGAGTCACCGGCACCCGCGAGTCCGTCGGCAACCAGGCCCAGGACCTGGTGCGGCGCACCCGCGCCACCACCGAGCTCCCGGTCTGCGTGGGACTCGGCGTCTCCAACGCCGTACAGGCCAAGGAGGTCGCGGGCTTCGCCGACGGTGTCATCGTCGGCTCGGCCTTCGTGAAGCTGCTCCTGGACGCGCCGGACCTGCCGGCCGGGCTGGACGCCGTACGGGCGCTCGCCGGCGAGCTCGCGGAAGGCGTACGCCGGAGCTGA
- the lgt gene encoding prolipoprotein diacylglyceryl transferase, protein MDLAYIPSPSTGVIHLGPIPLRGYAFCIIIGVFVAVWLGNRRWIARGGKPGTVADIAVWAVPFGLVGGRLYHVITDYQLYFGAGRNWVDAFKIWEGGLGIWGAIALGAVGAWIGCRLRGIPLPAWADALAPGIALAQACGRWGNWFNQELYGRATDLPWAVEISAGPNRDAGTYHPTFLYESLWCIGVALLVLWADRRFTLGHGRAFALYVAAYCVGRGWIEYMRVDEAHHILGVRLNVWTSIVVFVLAVVYLVLSAKLRPGRESVVEPDTSGGKDGGDAAPADADAPAEAADAEKAEPAEAKTPVLTKDAPAKAEAEAPEAGKR, encoded by the coding sequence ATGGACCTTGCTTACATCCCCAGTCCGTCGACCGGCGTGATCCATCTCGGACCGATCCCGCTCCGCGGCTACGCGTTCTGCATCATCATCGGCGTCTTCGTCGCCGTCTGGCTCGGCAACAGGCGATGGATCGCGCGCGGCGGAAAGCCGGGCACGGTCGCGGACATCGCCGTGTGGGCCGTGCCCTTCGGCCTGGTCGGTGGTCGCCTCTACCACGTGATCACCGACTACCAGCTCTACTTCGGCGCGGGCCGCAACTGGGTCGACGCCTTCAAGATCTGGGAGGGCGGACTCGGCATCTGGGGCGCCATCGCGCTCGGCGCGGTCGGTGCCTGGATCGGCTGTCGCCTGCGCGGGATCCCGCTGCCGGCCTGGGCGGACGCTCTGGCCCCCGGTATCGCGCTGGCCCAGGCCTGCGGACGCTGGGGCAACTGGTTCAACCAGGAGCTGTACGGCCGGGCCACCGACCTGCCGTGGGCGGTGGAGATCAGCGCGGGCCCGAACCGGGACGCCGGCACCTACCACCCGACCTTCCTGTACGAGTCGCTGTGGTGCATCGGTGTCGCGCTGCTGGTCCTCTGGGCCGACCGCCGCTTCACGCTCGGCCACGGACGGGCCTTCGCCCTGTACGTCGCCGCGTACTGCGTCGGCCGCGGCTGGATCGAGTACATGCGCGTCGACGAGGCGCACCACATCCTGGGCGTCCGGCTGAACGTCTGGACCTCGATCGTCGTCTTCGTCCTCGCGGTCGTCTACCTGGTGCTGTCGGCGAAGCTGCGGCCGGGCCGCGAGTCGGTCGTCGAGCCGGACACCTCGGGCGGCAAGGACGGCGGCGACGCGGCTCCGGCCGACGCGGACGCCCCCGCCGAAGCCGCTGACGCGGAGAAGGCCGAGCCCGCCGAGGCCAAGACGCCCGTCCTCACGAAGGACGCACCCGCCAAGGCCGAGGCCGAGGCCCCGGAGGCGGGCAAGCGCTGA
- a CDS encoding HpcH/HpaI aldolase/citrate lyase family protein: MILTWLYAPGDRPEVVAKALGCGADAVIVDLEDAVPASRKEYARAATADLLAERPPLPVHVRVNALDSPWGGADLTALGGLHGLAGLRLPKISAPAQITAVAERTGGVNLHALLESAVAVERAYEIARAHPALRGLSLGEADLRADLAVSAETGLDWCRSRVVVAARAAGLTPPAQSVFPDIRDLESLAVSCARGRSLGFLGRAAIHPRQLPVIERAYLPADEEVSAAVEVLSAARATPGALALPDGRFVDPAVVAAAHRTLELAARMAAR; encoded by the coding sequence GTGATCCTGACCTGGCTGTACGCGCCCGGCGACCGCCCGGAGGTGGTCGCCAAGGCCCTCGGCTGCGGGGCGGACGCCGTCATCGTCGACCTGGAGGACGCGGTTCCGGCCTCGCGCAAGGAGTACGCGCGCGCCGCGACCGCCGACCTGCTCGCCGAGCGGCCCCCGCTCCCCGTCCACGTCCGCGTCAACGCCCTGGACTCCCCCTGGGGCGGCGCCGACCTCACCGCGCTCGGCGGGCTGCACGGACTCGCGGGGCTGCGGCTGCCCAAGATCAGCGCTCCGGCGCAGATCACGGCCGTCGCGGAGCGCACCGGCGGGGTGAACCTGCACGCCCTGCTCGAATCGGCCGTGGCCGTGGAGCGCGCGTACGAGATCGCCCGCGCGCATCCCGCCCTGCGCGGGCTCTCCCTCGGCGAGGCGGACCTGCGGGCCGACCTGGCCGTCAGCGCGGAGACGGGCCTGGACTGGTGCCGGTCCCGGGTGGTGGTCGCGGCCCGGGCCGCGGGGCTGACGCCCCCGGCGCAGTCGGTGTTCCCCGACATCCGGGACCTGGAGTCGCTGGCCGTCTCGTGCGCCCGCGGCCGCTCCCTGGGCTTCCTCGGCCGGGCGGCGATCCATCCGCGCCAGCTCCCGGTGATCGAGCGGGCCTATCTCCCGGCGGACGAGGAGGTCAGCGCTGCCGTGGAGGTGCTGAGCGCGGCCCGCGCGACGCCGGGGGCGCTGGCCCTGCCCGACGGGCGGTTCGTGGATCCGGCGGTGGTGGCCGCGGCCCACCGCACCCTTGAGCTCGCCGCTCGCATGGCCGCCCGCTGA
- a CDS encoding CaiB/BaiF CoA transferase family protein: MEGLRVLDLATLFAGPLTATLLGDFGAEVVKVEHPGRPDPSRGHGPAKDGIGLWWKLLGRNKRTMTLDLSTPGGRDTLLRLAATADVVVENFRPGTLEKWGLGWPELSAANPRLVLARVTAFGQHGPYAHRPGFGTLAEAMSGFASITGEPDGPPTLPPFGLADSIAALTCAYAVMTALAGRDRTGHGQVVDLAIVEPILTVLGPHPLWYDQLGYVQPRTGNRSANNAPRNTYRSADGRWLAVSASAQSIAERVVRLVGRPELIAEPWFATGAGRARHADVLDEAVGGWIARHKAEEVVAEFEEAEAAVAQVYDVRDVMADPQFAALDTITEVEDPELGPLRMQNILFRLSETPGGIRWAGRPHGADTDEVLTELGLTEAEITALRTEGAL; encoded by the coding sequence CTGGAAGGGCTCCGCGTGCTCGACCTGGCCACCCTCTTCGCCGGACCGCTGACCGCCACCCTGCTCGGTGACTTCGGGGCCGAGGTCGTCAAGGTCGAGCACCCCGGCCGTCCCGACCCCTCGCGCGGCCACGGCCCCGCCAAGGACGGCATCGGCCTGTGGTGGAAGCTCCTCGGCCGGAACAAGCGGACGATGACCCTCGACCTGTCCACCCCGGGCGGCCGGGACACCCTGCTGCGCCTCGCCGCCACCGCCGACGTGGTCGTCGAGAACTTCCGCCCCGGCACCCTGGAGAAGTGGGGGCTGGGCTGGCCCGAGCTGTCCGCCGCCAACCCGCGCCTGGTCCTGGCGCGCGTCACGGCCTTCGGCCAGCACGGCCCGTACGCCCACCGTCCGGGCTTCGGAACGCTCGCCGAGGCGATGAGCGGTTTCGCCTCGATCACCGGGGAGCCGGACGGGCCGCCGACCCTGCCGCCCTTCGGGCTCGCCGACTCGATCGCCGCGCTCACCTGCGCGTACGCCGTGATGACCGCCCTCGCCGGGCGGGATCGCACCGGGCACGGTCAGGTCGTGGACCTGGCGATCGTGGAACCGATCCTCACCGTGCTCGGCCCGCACCCGCTCTGGTACGACCAGCTCGGCTACGTCCAGCCGCGCACCGGCAACCGCTCCGCGAACAACGCCCCCCGCAACACCTACCGCAGTGCCGACGGGCGCTGGCTTGCGGTCTCCGCCTCGGCGCAGTCCATCGCCGAGCGGGTGGTGCGGCTGGTGGGCCGGCCCGAGCTGATCGCCGAGCCCTGGTTCGCGACCGGCGCCGGGCGGGCCCGGCACGCCGACGTGCTGGACGAGGCGGTCGGCGGCTGGATCGCCCGGCACAAGGCCGAGGAGGTGGTCGCCGAGTTCGAGGAGGCCGAGGCGGCCGTCGCCCAGGTCTACGACGTCCGGGACGTGATGGCCGACCCGCAGTTCGCGGCCCTCGACACGATCACCGAGGTCGAGGACCCGGAACTGGGCCCGCTGCGCATGCAGAACATCCTCTTCCGGCTCTCCGAGACCCCGGGCGGGATCCGCTGGGCGGGCCGCCCGCACGGGGCGGACACCGACGAGGTCCTGACCGAGCTCGGGCTGACCGAGGCCGAGATCACCGCACTGCGGACCGAGGGAGCCCTGTGA
- the rbsK gene encoding ribokinase: MTAIAVLGSTNMDLVAYVPKAPRLGETVTGRAFRTVPGGKGANQAVAAARSGGEVVMIGAVGADEFGVRLRSALTAARVDTAALRTVEGASGTAHITVDDEGGNSIIVIPGANAAVTGLETGDEARIAAAGSLLLQLELPLAAVLAGALAARAHGVRTVLTPAPAQPLPADLLAATDLLVPNEHEAAALTGLTDPLQAAEALLAEVPEVVITLGAAGALYAARGREALTVPAPRVRAMDTTAAGDTFVGALAVALGEGRPMPEALRWASAAAALSVQRPGAQDSMPTRAETDAFAAAQRGAAS; this comes from the coding sequence ATGACGGCCATCGCCGTGCTCGGCAGTACGAACATGGACCTCGTCGCCTACGTCCCCAAGGCCCCCCGCCTCGGAGAGACCGTCACCGGCCGCGCTTTCCGCACGGTCCCCGGCGGCAAGGGCGCCAACCAGGCCGTCGCCGCCGCCCGCTCCGGCGGGGAGGTGGTGATGATCGGCGCGGTCGGGGCCGACGAGTTCGGCGTACGGCTGCGCTCCGCGCTCACCGCGGCCCGGGTCGACACGGCGGCCCTGCGCACCGTCGAGGGCGCCAGCGGCACCGCCCACATCACGGTCGACGACGAGGGCGGCAACAGCATCATCGTCATCCCCGGCGCGAACGCCGCCGTCACCGGTCTGGAGACGGGGGACGAGGCCCGGATCGCCGCCGCCGGTTCCCTCCTCCTCCAGCTCGAACTGCCCCTGGCCGCCGTCCTCGCCGGGGCCCTCGCCGCCCGCGCGCACGGCGTCCGTACGGTGCTCACCCCGGCCCCCGCCCAGCCGCTGCCCGCCGATCTGCTCGCCGCCACCGACCTCCTCGTCCCGAACGAGCACGAGGCGGCCGCCCTCACCGGCCTCACCGACCCCCTCCAGGCCGCCGAGGCCCTGCTGGCCGAGGTGCCCGAGGTGGTGATCACCCTCGGCGCGGCGGGGGCGCTGTACGCCGCCCGCGGCCGGGAGGCGCTGACCGTGCCCGCGCCCCGGGTGCGGGCCATGGACACGACCGCCGCCGGGGACACCTTCGTCGGCGCCCTCGCCGTGGCCCTGGGCGAGGGCCGGCCGATGCCCGAGGCCCTGCGCTGGGCCTCGGCGGCGGCCGCGCTCTCCGTCCAGCGCCCGGGAGCCCAGGACTCGATGCCGACCCGCGCCGAGACCGACGCCTTCGCCGCGGCGCAGCGCGGAGCCGCCTCGTGA